The following are encoded together in the Planctobacterium marinum genome:
- a CDS encoding Xaa-Pro aminopeptidase: MTRYLFLILSILSFSAYSNDQGRQLNGMPSVLSFKERVAPINEMVSDRLNNLLPQLMAESDLDMWLVINREYGEDRLFYTLVPQPTFAARRTTILVFNRKDDGSLERFSVSRYPIGELYPTVWQGGSKEQQWQRLAEIIAERDPQRIGINISENWALADGLSVGLHKKLNAALPEAYRQRLVSAENLVLRWLETRSEREKQVYPQVVAIARSVIAEAFSNKIVTPGVTTTDDIAWYLRERFEELQVRPWFQPYVNIQRRGDETSKQDVFMGKSPRTVLPGDVLHTDVGICYLQLCTDTQEMAYVLKMGEFDVPQGLKDAMNIGNQWQDILTDAFVTGRTGNQILADTQRRSSEKGIISSTYTHPLGFVGHASGPTIGMWDNQGETPVQGDWKLYPNTGYAIEGNIKTQLPEWDNQWIQIKLEQSALFDGKTVWYLAGRQTQWHVIR, encoded by the coding sequence ATGACACGTTATCTGTTTCTCATTTTGAGTATTCTGTCTTTCTCTGCGTATTCTAATGACCAGGGGCGTCAACTTAACGGTATGCCGAGCGTACTCTCCTTCAAAGAAAGAGTTGCCCCCATTAATGAGATGGTCAGTGATCGTCTCAATAACTTATTACCACAGTTAATGGCTGAGTCTGACCTGGACATGTGGTTAGTTATCAACCGTGAGTACGGTGAAGATCGACTGTTCTATACGCTTGTGCCACAACCCACCTTCGCTGCCAGACGCACTACTATTTTAGTATTCAATCGCAAAGACGATGGCTCACTTGAACGCTTCAGTGTCAGCCGTTATCCCATTGGTGAACTTTACCCGACAGTGTGGCAAGGCGGTAGCAAAGAGCAGCAGTGGCAACGACTGGCAGAAATCATTGCCGAACGAGATCCACAGCGCATCGGCATCAATATTAGCGAAAACTGGGCGCTGGCGGATGGGTTAAGTGTTGGATTGCATAAGAAGCTTAACGCCGCCCTTCCGGAAGCATACCGCCAACGTCTGGTGAGTGCTGAAAATCTGGTACTGAGATGGCTGGAAACCCGCAGTGAGAGAGAAAAACAGGTGTATCCGCAAGTCGTGGCTATCGCCAGAAGTGTTATTGCCGAAGCCTTCTCCAACAAGATTGTTACTCCCGGCGTTACCACTACCGACGATATTGCTTGGTATCTGCGAGAGCGATTCGAGGAATTGCAGGTACGTCCTTGGTTCCAGCCTTACGTTAATATCCAGCGTCGCGGTGATGAAACCTCAAAACAAGATGTATTTATGGGCAAGTCACCGCGCACCGTATTGCCGGGGGATGTACTACATACCGATGTAGGGATCTGTTATCTGCAACTTTGCACAGATACACAAGAAATGGCATACGTATTGAAGATGGGTGAGTTTGATGTGCCGCAGGGTCTCAAGGATGCCATGAACATTGGAAATCAATGGCAGGATATTCTCACCGACGCCTTCGTGACGGGCAGAACAGGTAATCAAATCCTGGCAGATACTCAACGACGCAGCAGCGAAAAAGGCATTATCAGCAGTACCTATACTCATCCGCTTGGATTTGTGGGTCACGCTTCTGGCCCCACAATAGGTATGTGGGACAACCAAGGCGAAACTCCTGTCCAAGGTGACTGGAAACTTTATCCCAATACAGGTTACGCCATCGAAGGTAATATTAAAACCCAACTGCCTGAGTGGGATAATCAATGGATTCAAATCAAATTGGAGCAAAGCGCCCTGTTTGACGGTAAAACAGTCTGGTATCTTGCGGGCCGACAAACCCAGTGGCATGTAATTCGATAA